The following DNA comes from Lynx canadensis isolate LIC74 chromosome B1, mLynCan4.pri.v2, whole genome shotgun sequence.
CTCAGGGCTTGCAGTAGGTCCCAGCCCTTTCTGGGCCACCTTTCTGGTTTCCTGCATGtatgtttcctgtggctgctgaaACAAACCACCACAAACCTAGTGGTTTAAACAACATGCATGTttcatcttacagttctgtaggatAGAATTCCAGCACAGTTCTCACCAGGTGAAGATCAAGCTGTCACCAGGAATTTGTTCCTAATCTGAGGCTTTAGGGGAGATTTTTGCTTGCTTCAGCTTCTAGACGTCAtctgtgttccttggcttgtggaccctccatcttcaaagccaacaatgtTGCATCTCTGCATGCTTTTCTTCCACAGTCACATCTCTCTCTCGCTTCCTTCCACCATGTTAAGGACCCTTGTAACTGCATTGGTCCCCCTACCATTATCCATAAATAACCACCCGATTTTAAGGTCAGCAGATTAGCAACTTTAATTCCATCTCCCAAATCCCCTTTGCCCTGGAAGGTAACATAGTCACAAGTTCCAGGGTGTGGTCCATTAAGACATGGACATCAACGGTGGTGGggagggcattattctgcctaccattcCAGGGATGGCTCTGGGCCAAGTATTTTACTCTGATTTCTCTtggactagagcagaaataagctcAGTGAGTtgacttgcctgagatcacaaTGCTGTGAGAGGGGACAGAGCCAACACTTCTGACCCAAGTTCCAGACTCTGTTTAACAAAATAAACCATCTGTTGGCTTACTCGTCTTCCTAGAGATGCTTCACAGggccagcctcagtttcctcatctctagaaTGGGTATAGTGATAGCTACTTATAAGCCTCTATGGAAACTGACCAAATGttgcatcttttctctttttgtctctttcattctACCAGAATGTGGTAAAAGACCCATTTTTGAGGAAGGAACTCAGTATTCCAGAATCATAGGGGGGATGGAGGCTGAGGTGGGTGAGTTCCCATGGCAGGTGAGTATTCAAGCAAGAAACGAACATTTCTGTGGTGGCGCAATCATCAACGAGTGGTGGATTGTCACTGCTGCTCACTGCTTATTTTATGAAGAGCTATCGTGAGTATCAAGAGCCCATTGCTTCTGACAATGTTCACCCCCAGGACACACCCACACTCAACAAGACTCAATTTCTGAAGGAAATCCTAGACCTGGCCAGTCCTGAATCAGACAGGAGTGACTACCACCCATGGAAGATAAGACAGTGAACCTGAGGCTGGCATCTGCTGTGCCCTCCTCATGGTCACCTAGAATTAATAACTATCGTTTCCCTGAGGTCACACACTGTCCTTTTCAGGAAAATTTGTGGTTTGGTGGAATCAAAAGGCTTGGTCCATTCACCTCTTCTAGGACATTTAAGTCCTTCTAGGAGAAATCCTCCTAattctggaagtctgagatcctGGGCTGACACCCTATTTACTTGCGCCTTGTGGAGTTTTCTCTGCACTCCAGGAGACTGGCTGTAAATCTAGTGTAATCATGATTCAGTTACTTGCTAAGAAACTACCTGCATTAACTTATTCATTCAGACACCAACCCTGAAGAAGGTAGATGAATAACCCCATTTTAACTCATTCAGTCTTACAACAGCCCTCTGAGGCAGGTAGAATGAACAACACtattttacagagagggaaacaaatccaATAAGGCTAAGTGACTCACCGAAGATACACATAGAGTAAACAGAAATaggatttgaattctggctccagAGCTTATGCTTTCTGCTATATCTGCTACTCTACGCCAAGAAAGTTTGAAGATACACAGGAAGAttgacttttaaaagttaataaaaaacagGGGAAAGTTTCACCATGGCATAACCAAGGAAACTTGTTGCATATGCTTCCATAATATACTTAAGGATTGGCTATTGGGAAGTTTCTGGCCATTCTGCTTGGAGGGAAGTCCTAAATTATTATTGAATATTCTTTCTGCTTAATCAATGGTAGGTCTAGATTAAATTCCGTGCTGGGTCTGTTAAGTTGCTGGTAGACAAATCAATGCAATAACACCTTACCTATCTGAAGCATGTTTGATCTATGCCAAGTggtcttttctgtatctttggaGTCTCCAGAGCTAAGAACTTTGTCTGTAGCATTAGGCAGGAGTATCTCATTCACATCTCTAGGACTGTGCTGGAGCAGCGATGTGGCTGTGGTCTGCCACCCTTGCTGTTTCACTTCCCTCTACCTTTTTCAAATTCTCACATCTTCTGAACAACAGCCCCAAGAGGACAAGTCCTAGTGGCCCCTAGAGCCATATGGGATTAGGTTGTTTGGGCATAGCAAATTCTTTGTACCTTGTgacttctcttctcctcccacctccccctgtCTCGTTCTGTGCCACCAGTCCAATGGACTTGAGTGTTGTGTTGGGAACAAATGACTTAAGAAGCCCAACCTTGGAAATAAAGAGGGTTACCAGCATAATTCTTCACAAGGACTTTCAAAGAGTCAACATGGACAATGACATCGCCTTGCTGCTGTTGGCCTTGCCCATCACTTTCAGCGGTTTGAAAGAGCCCATCTGCCTGCCCAGGAAGCTCAGCCCCTCCATGTGGCACAAATGCTGGGTGGCAGGATGGGGTCAGACCAACACTGGTACGTGACTGCTCAGCATTTCTTGAGAGTTTCTGGGGGAGAAGCTATATCGTTGGCATCTGAGGATGGGACAGTAAATCAAAAGATATGGGCAGGAGCATGAAAGGAGAGAGGGccaaagaaggagggaggagaaaaggactTGGATTGGAGCAAATCCCTGCATACCTGAGGTTCATAGATGCCAAATATCAGCTCTTCCTAGTGCCAAGGAAGCATCTCCTCAAAGCCCCAAGCTGAGATGTTAGGTCCAAGCCAAACCCTGGGTGTGGTCATATTCAGCCAGCACAGAGcagccttgtttgtttgtttaactgaATTTAAACTCTCCGGTTTGCCAGGGACCCTACACTTTTTATTCACTCACATCTCCCTTGATTCACACATTGATGTTTCTTACCTGGTTCCTACGGGCATTTAAGATGCCTGCCCTGGCCCAGACTTTTGATGGTCCTGGAGTGTTGCCCAACCATTCTTAGAAATGAATCTGTTGTTACTTGTTACATTGTTACCTGGCCAAAATAGGAGAAACTGTACCAGGGTAGAAAGGGATTATGAAAGCCTCATTGGATTATCCCCAAAGAAAATAGGTAAGGGAAGGTATGGGAACAGTACAGCACAGTCTCAGGCCTGAACAAGACTCTAGGTCCATAAGGAGCTTTGCAACCAGTTGGGGTCTGGAAGGTGGTAAGTATTTCAGGAGTTTGGTAACTATAGAACAATTAGAGTAGCACTGTTTCTGGGCTCTGGGTACTACTGGAGAGTTAGAAGTGAAGAGGTTGCAGATGAGTACCTTTAAGATTAAAACTAGTCAATAAGGAGAATAATTTGGAAATCTGTGTGGTCTGGGTTAATGAGATAGAAGTCCAGACAAATTCCTGAAAGTTGGCAGTCCAAAGAGGGCCTTGGCAAATCCCCTACAAAGGATCTTAACCAACCTACCCCTCATCTGGAGGACTTGAAAGCGTTTTCACTGGGAGTGCAAACCCACTTTCAGCAGCCCTGTGTTGGGGAAGTGCCATACTCACATATTAAAAAAGTAGCAATAGGTACACATGCTGAAGAGGCAGGATTATGCTAAGAAATGATCAATAGCCAGTTCCAAGAAGTCAAGTCTGTAAGGTTGGTTGGAGTCAAGCAGGAAGCCTGCTTAGAAGCAGGAATATGATGTTGAATAAGAGGGATAATTCAAGTAGATGGAGAATTGTTTAGAAAAGCCTGGGGTGGCAGAGTGAGTGAACTGCATGGGATTACTGGAAGGAAGTGGAGAATGGAGGATGTGGTGGAAGGTGGACAAGTGGCTGGTGGGACACGGGGAGGCACAGGGTGATCTAGTTGCATTATAAGCACTGGGATGCTGTCTAATGACTTTTCTAATGTGCCTTCTCTGTGGGCTAGATGACAAAAACTCTATGAAAACTGATCTGATGAAAGTGCCAATGAtcatcatggattggaagaaatgTTCAAAGTCATTTCCGAGACTTACCAAGAATATGCTGTGTGCTGGATATGAGAATGAGAGCTTTGATGCTTGCCAGGTAATTAGGAGGTAACCCCACCCTCATCCTATAGGGTCCTGTCATCTCAGGACTGCCAATGCAGGGGTATCCTTTCCTCACTGAGAATAGACAATAAGAGTCTGGACAATGTGTAGGAATCAGGGCTCAGCCAGGGCAATGCGGGCATGGACTGTGGAGTACTTTTTGCCAGGTCTTTGGAATATTAGTGCATGCCCATGATTCAGTACGCAGCAACACTGCATAAATATTTCTGCTCTTCTACAGATATACTACATAAATAGGACTCcaagatttttccatttcttggacttcttaaaaaacagaatttgtggggcgcctgggtggcgcagtcggttaagcgtccgacttcagccaggtcacgatctcacggtccgggagttcgagccccgcgtcaggctctgggctgatggctcagagcctggagcctgtttccgattctgtgtctccctctctctctgcccctcccccgttcatgctctgtctctctctgtcccaaaaataaataaacgttgaaaaaaaattaaaaaaaaaaaaacaaaacaaaaaaaaaacagaatttgagaTTCATATAAGgaactattgtgttttcattaatttAGCAACTACTGTTGTGCACATTAAGCTCTGGGGAATCTGTCCATAAATGAGATATAGTTTCTCACCTAAAGGAACCCATAATCTCCTGGGAAGGAAGCTGAGTAAACGTATAATATTTAGGATGATACATGTGGGTGTCACTGAACTAAAAGCTGATGACTTAGctttaataaaatgaacacaacaatgtaaaaagaaaaatatttttgattgatgctagaaaaaatagagaaaaaactcAGAAATTAGTTTTTTATAGCTCTAAGGATGAATGATGGATTTTGTCTTTAAAGCTTAAGGATGCTCTCTTTGTCTTGGGAGATGCTTTCTTCATAATCACCTTGATGAGCCCACTTACTCCTACTAATTTGCTAGGCAATGGATCTGGTCACTGGTGTAAAACTATGAATGCAGATGTTAAATATTCTATGGAGTAATGAAAAGCTGTCTCATGGAAGGGGAGAGTATTTATCTACAGAATTATCTATTATTGTTTAACCCTGGTAGGCTCTGAGATAGGGCCTTAGGAGGGAGTTGCTGGGATAGGGTTGAAGAAATCAagggagaagagaatggagaaggggCTCTGAGGTAAAAAGAATGGCCTCCAGCAGCAATGATGccgagtttattttttattttttaaatgattatttatttactttgagagagatagagagagcaaatgggggaggggcagacagagagggagacaaaatcccaagtaggctccacactgtcagcacagagcccgatacagggctcaaactcacgaatgagatcatgactggagctgaacaggagtcagatgcttaactgactgaaccactcaggtgccccaatgatgCCGAGTTTAGGAGTCTCCCATGTGGTGAATGCTGTGAGGAccaaaaggagagacaaaatccaTGTCACATTAACCTtgtgttttcttcacattctggacaatttaaaacaacaacaacaaaaaaaaaaaaccaggaaaaaaactGATAGCCCCTCTACCCCATCAACCAAGGTCAAGTGGACAACCTCgacttcctcccttcccctgacCTCCACGGTGGTTACAGAGGAAGCTAAGTGGAGCTTAGCTTTAACTATCATCTAGTAGTAACAAaccaccctcttcctctcttgaTGTCAGTGGAGGCCACCTGAGGAACTTGAGCTTCCACCACACCCAGGTGTGCCACCCAGGTATAACTGGAcactcctgctcctcccctggctgTGATCGCTGGTCTGCTGGGCTTCCACTCCAATCCAATGGCAAAGAGTTGCTatttcctttcccctgctctcaatCTCAAAGAGCCCTGttaaaactgaatatttaaatGAGAACCAGAGTGTTATAACCTAATACTCAAGGCAGGATCTGTCATCACTAGAACAGAGAGTTGGATTTAATCTATTGATAAACCTgggataaggaaaataaagaaataaagaaaaataaagccaaaagtctgagtaaaaaatctttttaaaattgagaaccATTAATTCCTAGAATAAGTTCAATTAAAATGTAACTCAAAGTGTATTGTGCactaaaactatataaaactatatatatatatatatatatatatatatatatataactatataaaactgtagttttatagtaaaagtataaaaatttttagaaatataacacAGGAAATCTTTAAGACATAGAGTGACTTCAAAAacaattcataaaaggaaaaactgataaactggacctcatcaaaattaaatattttttctctgtgaaagacCCTATTAAGAGTTTTACCAAATCCAAGTTCAGCTGCCCTGTCACTTGAAAGGCCATAACTCAAGAGACAAGTTTTTGATTGGGAAGAAATTTGAGCT
Coding sequences within:
- the PRSS55 gene encoding serine protease 55 — translated: MPTSKSRAMLLLSILLLMSQAKGVHLECGKRPIFEEGTQYSRIIGGMEAEVGEFPWQVSIQARNEHFCGGAIINEWWIVTAAHCLFYEELSPMDLSVVLGTNDLRSPTLEIKRVTSIILHKDFQRVNMDNDIALLLLALPITFSGLKEPICLPRKLSPSMWHKCWVAGWGQTNTDDKNSMKTDLMKVPMIIMDWKKCSKSFPRLTKNMLCAGYENESFDACQGDSGGPLVCTTKSDKNWYQVGIISWGRSCGQKNTPGIYTLLENYNLWIKNVTEIEGRPFNAEEIQSPPNRKRLRSHAAEFPETGSPRFWLLISLLSYMLF